In the Ilumatobacteraceae bacterium genome, one interval contains:
- a CDS encoding ATP-dependent Clp protease ATP-binding subunit, protein MFERFTDRARRVVVLAQEEARLLNHSYIGTEHILLGLIHEGEGVAAKALESLSISLEAVRNQVEEIIGQGGSSPSGHIPFTPRAKKVLELSLREALQLGHNYIGTEHILLGLIREGEGVAAQVLVKLGADLSRVRQQVIQLLSGYQGPAGSGSESGAGSRGSSEAGPAGAGVGSKGGDDEKNSQILDQFGRNLTQMAREHKLDPVIGRTRELERVMQILSRRTKNNPVLVGEPGVGKTAIVEGLAQMIVNNDVPDTLHDKQLYTLDLGALVAGSRYRGDFEERLKKVLKEIKTRGDIILFIDEIHTLVGAGAAEGAIDAASILKPMLARGELQTVGATTLDEYRKHVEKDAALERRFQPVKVDEPTLAHTIEILKGIRDQYESHHRVTITDQALVAAANLADRYISDRFLPDKAIDLIDEAGSRLRIKRMQTPPDLRELERKLDDVQEAKKRAVEEQQFEEAGSLRDQEKALLEEKAAKEVEVKASGVDLFDEVDEEAVAEVLSLWTGIPVYKLTEEETARLLNMEDELHKRIIGQENAVAAVSQSIRRTRAGLKDPKRPSGSFIFLGPTGVGKTELAKTLAEFLFGDDSSLITLDMSEYMEKHTVSRLVGSPPGYVGYEEGGQLTEAVRRKPFSVVLFDEIEKAHADVFNTLLQILEEGRLTDSQGRSVDFRNTVLIMTSNLGTQDLRKANVGFTTGDTAMSYERMKEKVNDALKSHFRPEFLNRIDETIVFHEHPLEAVVQMVDLMLKRLIGQLEGQGLGIEVTQAAKEHLATIGYDPQLGARPLRRAIQRQIEDVLSERILYKTFSAGEIIVVDVEPDPEDAERKVFTFNAVEGFVPPAAVELATTATADDTPNDES, encoded by the coding sequence ATGTTCGAACGTTTCACCGACCGGGCTCGCCGGGTCGTGGTCCTCGCTCAAGAGGAAGCGCGCCTGCTGAACCACAGCTACATCGGGACCGAGCACATCCTGCTCGGCCTGATCCACGAGGGCGAAGGGGTCGCCGCCAAGGCGCTCGAGTCGCTCTCGATCTCGCTCGAGGCCGTGCGCAACCAGGTCGAGGAGATCATCGGCCAGGGCGGCTCGTCGCCCTCGGGTCACATCCCGTTCACGCCGCGGGCCAAGAAGGTGCTCGAGTTGTCGTTGCGCGAGGCGCTCCAGCTCGGCCATAACTACATCGGGACCGAGCACATCCTGCTCGGCCTCATCCGCGAAGGTGAGGGCGTCGCAGCCCAGGTGCTCGTCAAGCTCGGCGCCGACCTCAGCCGGGTGCGCCAGCAGGTCATCCAGCTGCTCTCCGGCTACCAGGGTCCCGCCGGCAGCGGCAGCGAGTCGGGTGCCGGCAGCCGTGGCAGCTCCGAAGCGGGGCCGGCCGGTGCCGGCGTCGGCTCCAAGGGTGGCGACGACGAGAAGAACAGCCAGATCCTCGACCAGTTCGGTCGCAACCTCACGCAGATGGCGCGCGAGCACAAGCTCGATCCCGTCATCGGCCGTACCCGCGAGCTCGAGCGCGTCATGCAGATCCTCTCCCGGCGCACCAAGAACAACCCGGTGCTCGTCGGCGAACCCGGCGTCGGCAAGACGGCGATCGTCGAGGGCCTCGCGCAGATGATCGTCAACAACGACGTGCCCGACACGCTGCACGACAAGCAGCTGTACACGCTCGACCTCGGCGCACTCGTCGCCGGCTCGCGCTATCGCGGCGACTTCGAGGAGCGGCTCAAGAAGGTCCTCAAGGAGATCAAGACCCGCGGCGACATCATCTTGTTCATCGACGAGATCCACACGCTCGTCGGTGCGGGAGCCGCCGAGGGAGCGATCGACGCCGCGAGCATCCTCAAGCCGATGCTCGCCCGCGGCGAACTCCAGACCGTCGGTGCCACGACGCTCGACGAGTACCGCAAGCACGTCGAGAAAGACGCTGCGCTCGAGCGTCGCTTCCAGCCGGTCAAGGTCGACGAGCCCACGCTCGCCCACACGATCGAGATCCTCAAGGGCATCCGCGACCAGTACGAGTCGCACCACCGGGTCACGATCACCGACCAGGCGCTCGTCGCAGCGGCCAACCTCGCCGACCGCTACATCAGCGACCGGTTCCTGCCCGACAAGGCGATCGACCTGATCGACGAGGCCGGTTCGCGCCTGCGCATCAAGCGCATGCAGACCCCGCCCGATCTGCGCGAACTCGAGCGCAAGCTCGACGACGTGCAAGAGGCCAAGAAGCGTGCCGTCGAAGAGCAGCAGTTCGAAGAGGCCGGCAGCCTCCGCGACCAGGAGAAGGCGCTGCTCGAAGAGAAGGCCGCCAAAGAGGTCGAGGTCAAGGCGTCCGGCGTCGACCTGTTCGACGAGGTCGACGAAGAAGCGGTCGCCGAGGTGCTGTCGCTGTGGACGGGGATCCCCGTCTACAAGCTCACCGAAGAAGAGACCGCTCGCCTCCTCAACATGGAAGACGAACTGCACAAGCGGATCATCGGCCAGGAGAACGCCGTCGCCGCCGTGTCGCAGTCGATCCGCCGCACCCGTGCGGGCCTCAAGGACCCGAAGCGTCCGAGCGGTTCGTTCATCTTCCTGGGCCCGACCGGCGTCGGCAAGACCGAGCTCGCCAAGACGCTCGCCGAGTTCCTGTTCGGCGACGATTCGTCGTTGATCACCCTCGACATGTCCGAGTACATGGAGAAGCACACGGTGAGCCGCCTCGTCGGCTCGCCCCCCGGCTACGTCGGGTACGAAGAGGGCGGCCAGCTCACCGAGGCCGTGCGGCGCAAGCCGTTCTCGGTCGTGCTGTTCGACGAGATCGAAAAGGCGCACGCCGACGTGTTCAACACGCTGCTGCAGATCCTCGAAGAGGGTCGCCTGACCGACTCGCAGGGTCGCTCGGTCGACTTCCGCAACACCGTGCTGATCATGACCTCCAACCTCGGCACGCAGGATCTGCGCAAGGCCAACGTCGGGTTCACCACCGGCGACACCGCGATGAGCTACGAGCGGATGAAGGAAAAGGTCAACGACGCCCTCAAGTCGCACTTCCGGCCCGAGTTCCTCAACCGCATCGACGAGACGATCGTGTTCCACGAGCATCCGCTCGAGGCCGTCGTCCAGATGGTCGATCTCATGCTCAAGCGCCTCATCGGGCAGCTCGAGGGTCAGGGTCTCGGCATCGAGGTCACCCAGGCGGCGAAGGAGCATCTCGCCACCATCGGGTACGACCCGCAGCTGGGTGCCCGCCCGCTACGCCGTGCGATCCAGCGGCAGATCGAAGACGTCCTGTCCGAGAGGATCCTCTACAAGACCTTCTCGGCCGGCGAGATCATCGTCGTCGACGTCGAACCCGATCCCGAAGACGCCGAGCGCAAGGTGTTCACCTTCAACGCCGTCGAGGGATTCGTGCCGCCGGCCGCCGTCGAACTCGCCACCACGGCGACCGCCGACGATACTCCCAACGACGAGAGCTGA
- a CDS encoding polyprenyl synthetase family protein, giving the protein MPDAPVTSPLLSLPGMGRDRERIEVAMRAAVRTSDDYLTEIASHLIVAGGKRLRPVLSVVAGRIAGPSVADDVIQGGVACELVHLGSLYHDDVMDEAETRRGVETVNARWGNLQAILAGDFLLARASEIAASLGTEVAGLLARTIGWLCEGQIEELRHTYDVQRPEASYLASIHGKTASLYGTAARIGGIVAGHDRATIDALTEYGNAYGMVFQIVDDVLDLTATAEQLGKPAGHDMEEGVYTLPVLRTIGAGGAAADELTQLLGEPLDADQRDQALAIVRSGAGIESAIVAAREFVGRAVNACDRLGDDDAVEALRLAPAALLATVLNSIDN; this is encoded by the coding sequence GTGCCCGACGCCCCTGTGACGTCTCCGTTGCTGTCCCTGCCTGGCATGGGCCGCGATCGTGAGCGGATCGAAGTGGCGATGCGCGCGGCCGTACGGACGTCCGACGACTACCTCACCGAGATCGCATCGCACCTGATCGTGGCGGGCGGCAAACGCCTCCGCCCGGTGCTCTCCGTCGTCGCGGGGCGCATCGCCGGCCCGTCGGTCGCCGACGATGTGATCCAGGGTGGCGTCGCGTGCGAGCTCGTGCACCTCGGATCGCTCTATCACGACGACGTAATGGACGAGGCCGAGACGCGGCGCGGTGTCGAGACCGTCAACGCCCGATGGGGAAACCTGCAGGCGATCCTCGCCGGCGATTTCCTGCTGGCGCGCGCCTCGGAGATCGCAGCGTCGCTCGGTACCGAGGTCGCCGGGCTCCTGGCCCGCACGATCGGGTGGCTGTGCGAAGGGCAGATCGAGGAGTTGCGCCACACGTACGACGTGCAACGGCCCGAGGCGAGCTACCTCGCGTCGATCCACGGCAAGACGGCGTCGCTCTACGGAACCGCCGCCCGCATCGGCGGCATCGTCGCCGGGCACGACCGGGCGACCATCGACGCGCTGACGGAGTACGGCAACGCGTACGGCATGGTGTTCCAGATCGTCGACGACGTGCTCGACCTCACGGCCACCGCCGAGCAGCTCGGCAAGCCGGCCGGCCACGACATGGAAGAGGGCGTCTACACGCTGCCGGTGCTCCGCACGATCGGCGCCGGCGGTGCCGCAGCCGACGAGTTGACGCAGCTCCTCGGCGAGCCGCTCGACGCCGACCAGCGCGACCAGGCGCTGGCGATCGTCCGCTCCGGCGCCGGCATCGAGAGTGCGATCGTCGCCGCCCGCGAGTTCGTCGGTCGGGCGGTCAATGCCTGCGACCGCCTCGGCGACGACGATGCCGTCGAAGCGCTGCGGCTCGCTCCCGCCGCGTTGCTCGCCACCGTCCTGAACAGCATCGACAACTGA